The Acidimicrobiales bacterium region GGCGATAAACGCAGGAGCAGATGACGGGGCGATGCCGGCGAAGGTGTTGGACAGCACCCGGGCTGCCGTGACTGCCGGGTTGGCGAAGCTGGTGGACGAGGTGAAGAAGTAGGCGCCCCCGATGTAGGCGCCGACGGCGAAGGGGGCGACAGAAGCCCGACCCGAGCGAACCACCCCGAAGATCACCACCAGCAGCCCAAAGGTGGCTACGACCTCGCCCAGCCACACCCCATGACCGCTGCGCACCTTGGTCGACAGCTCGAAGGCGGGAAGCGAGAACATGAGGTTGGCCACCACTGCCCCGGCGGCTCCACCGACGAACTGGGCGCCGATGTAGCCGGCGGCGTCCCGGTTGGACAAGCCGCCGAAGAAGCGGTCGGCGAGCGTGACGACCGGGTTCAGGTGGGCTCCCGAGACGGGACCCACGGCCAGG contains the following coding sequences:
- a CDS encoding MIP/aquaporin family protein; the protein is MSPQLSRRVLAEFLGTGFLVAAVVGSGIAAGRLSPHDAGLELFENAAATAAALIAIILAVGPVSGAHLNPVVTLADRFFGGLSNRDAAGYIGAQFVGGAAGAVVANLMFSLPAFELSTKVRSGHGVWLGEVVATFGLLVVIFGVVRSGRASVAPFAVGAYIGGAYFFTSSTSFANPAVTAARVLSNTFAGIAPSSAPAFIAFEVVGAAIAVVVIRILYPSVAEVARDLIVPHRDSSEADVSVDGRKPQRDQSSGATRHRPPMSE